One window of the SAR324 cluster bacterium genome contains the following:
- a CDS encoding NapH/MauN family ferredoxin-type protein: MNSTEKNALIPQSSGKAATEKILPIQATLDAVQHSTQTEAGIKKTKKRKGPGLRDVSIHENKSPRKWLIIRWSFLLGMNFLFFASFYYDIQILEGTLSGSRLLGFHLADPFAALQVMLASKVIHINLIIGMTTVVIIYLMLGGRFFCSWVCPYHFLAELGEMLHNFLIRKRLISRNHVFDTKIKYYFYLMFLGLAFFTGFTVFEVLNPVAILSRFIVYGPGLILLWVLALLLFEVFYSRRAWCRYFCPVGVSYNILGRFAPFKVRWNVNKCSNCKNCQRVCMVPWVLKETVNQGKSEYVVSGDCTRCGLCIDACEDGALQYNVRYLDKLI; encoded by the coding sequence GAAGGCCGCTACAGAAAAAATTTTACCGATTCAGGCGACCCTGGACGCGGTACAACATTCTACACAAACAGAGGCTGGCATAAAAAAAACAAAAAAACGAAAAGGTCCGGGGCTACGGGATGTTTCAATCCATGAAAACAAATCACCCCGAAAATGGCTTATCATCCGCTGGTCTTTTCTGTTGGGCATGAATTTCCTGTTTTTTGCGTCCTTCTATTATGACATCCAGATTCTGGAAGGAACTCTCAGCGGATCCCGACTGCTTGGATTTCATCTGGCTGATCCGTTTGCTGCCTTGCAGGTCATGCTGGCCAGCAAGGTGATCCACATCAATCTGATCATCGGCATGACCACTGTGGTTATCATTTACTTGATGCTGGGAGGCCGGTTTTTCTGTTCCTGGGTCTGTCCCTATCACTTTCTGGCAGAACTGGGAGAAATGCTGCACAATTTTCTGATCAGGAAACGCCTTATTTCCCGGAACCATGTGTTTGATACCAAAATCAAATATTATTTCTATCTCATGTTTCTCGGACTGGCATTTTTTACAGGATTTACTGTCTTTGAAGTGTTGAATCCGGTGGCGATCCTGAGCCGGTTTATTGTGTATGGTCCGGGATTGATACTGTTGTGGGTGCTGGCATTGCTCCTGTTTGAAGTGTTTTACAGCCGCAGAGCGTGGTGCCGGTATTTTTGTCCGGTCGGCGTGTCCTACAATATTCTGGGCCGCTTCGCACCGTTCAAGGTACGCTGGAATGTCAATAAATGTTCCAATTGTAAAAACTGCCAGCGAGTCTGCATGGTGCCCTGGGTATTGAAGGAAACCGTCAATCAGGGAAAATCGGAATATGTGGTTTCCGGAGATTGTACCCGTTGCGGATTGTGTATTGACGCTTGTGAAGATGGCGCACTGCAATACAACGTCCGCTATCTGGATAAACTGATTTAG